One stretch of Bacillus sp. SM2101 DNA includes these proteins:
- a CDS encoding HU family DNA-binding protein — protein sequence MNKTELINSVSEKAELSKKDAGKALEAVFSAISNTLQNGEKVSLLGFGTFEVRERSARKGRNPQTGEEIEIAASKAPAFKPGKEFKEAVKN from the coding sequence ATGAATAAAACAGAACTAATAAACTCAGTATCTGAAAAAGCAGAATTAAGTAAGAAAGATGCTGGTAAAGCACTAGAAGCAGTATTCAGTGCAATTAGTAACACGTTACAAAATGGAGAAAAGGTTTCTCTTCTGGGATTTGGAACTTTTGAAGTTCGTGAACGTTCTGCGCGTAAAGGGCGTAATCCACAAACTGGTGAAGAAATTGAAATCGCTGCTAGTAAAGCACCGGCTTTTAAGCCTGGTAAAGAGTTTAAGGAAGCTGTGAAGAACTAA
- a CDS encoding thermonuclease family protein, which translates to MATVSRVVDGDTIELADGRKIRLVGVNTPESTTKIEEYGKEASEYTKNNLEGKVVWIQKDVSDKDKYGRYLRIVWQGVPVDDMDESEIRSKMFNADLVINGFAEPSTYPPDVKYSEHFVKFAREAREKKQGLWGFGENGTTKGDLDGEEVASTADYTSDNQANDSSSNNVVQVESFKNCTELRKVYPNGVGSDHPAYASKHDRDKDGWACEK; encoded by the coding sequence ATAGCCACTGTTAGTAGAGTTGTAGATGGTGATACGATAGAACTTGCAGACGGCCGGAAAATTCGTCTAGTTGGAGTAAATACACCTGAATCAACCACTAAAATTGAGGAATACGGAAAAGAAGCAAGTGAATACACAAAAAATAATCTTGAAGGTAAAGTTGTATGGATCCAAAAGGACGTATCTGATAAAGACAAGTATGGTAGATACCTTCGTATTGTGTGGCAAGGTGTTCCTGTTGACGACATGGATGAATCAGAGATTAGATCAAAAATGTTTAATGCAGATTTAGTCATTAATGGGTTTGCAGAACCTTCAACTTATCCTCCTGATGTAAAGTACAGTGAACATTTTGTAAAGTTTGCTAGGGAAGCACGTGAAAAAAAGCAAGGATTATGGGGATTTGGTGAAAATGGAACAACGAAAGGTGATCTAGATGGAGAGGAAGTAGCTTCTACTGCAGACTATACTTCTGATAACCAAGCAAACGATAGCTCATCAAATAATGTAGTTCAAGTGGAATCATTTAAGAATTGTACAGAATTAAGAAAAGTTTACCCTAACGGAGTTGGATCAGACCATCCTGCATATGCATCTAAACATGATCGTGATAAAGATGGATGGGCTTGTGAGAAATAA